A stretch of DNA from Myxococcota bacterium:
ACGGTTGGCCGATGGGGGGACAACTTCGACCCTCGATCCGCTTCCAGGCGATTTCGCATCCACTCGTGGCGGGCGATTCCAGCGCCCCCCGATTTCATCGGCCTCTGGTGCCGAGCCTTCCCCGTCTCCCGGTCGCGTTTCCGCAACCGCGATCCCATTCAGGAGTCCCGTTGAGCAGCCGGATCATCGTGTGTGATGGCTTGCGGTCCGCGCGGCTGTGGAGCCGCATCGGCGCGGGCGAGGACGAGGTCCTGACCTGGATCCCGCGGCCGGAGGAGTCCGCCCGCTCGCGGCCGACGGGCTTCGCCGCCTTGCAGGGTGGGCTGTGCGTCGAGGCGATCGAGAAGCTGGGACCGAAGCTGGGCGACGAGTTCGCGGTGCAGACCGAGGATCCGAGCTTCGCGAAGGCGGCCGTGACGGTCCTGGGCAAAGCCGCACCGGAAGCGCCGGTGCTCGTGCTGTCGGACACGGTCGATCCGGAGGTGCTGCCCTCCCACCCGTGCCTGCGCTCGGCCGGTCTGCGGACCCTGATCCGCGACGACGTCGACGAAGAGTTCTCGATGCTCGGAAATCTGCGGCGGGTGGTCGACATCCGCTCCCTGCTCGAGCGCCGCGAGAAGGTAGGCATCCTGCTCCAGCCCGATCCGGACCCGGACGGCATCGCGGCCGGTTACGCCCTCCGCGCCATCCTCGGTCGCAAGGCGCCGACCTCCCCGCTGATCTCCTTCGGCGAGGTGAAGCGTCCCGAGAACGTCGCGATGGTGCAGGCCCTCGGCATCGACGTGCGCACCGTGACGCACGAGGAACTGAACGACTTCGACGCCCTCGCCCTGGTGGACGTCCAGCCGACGGTGTTCGGCGAGAACCCGCCGGCCCGGGTGCGCTCGGTCGACGTCGTCATCGATCACCACCCCGAGCGCACGGGCTACGACGCCCAGATTCGCGACATCCGCTCGAGCTACGGCGCGACGGCGACGATCCTCACCGAGTACCTCCGGGCCGCCGGCGTCGAGGTGAAGCCGAAGCTCGCGACCGCCCTCACCTACGGCATCAAGAGTGACACCCAGCTGCTCGGTCGAGAGACCAGCTCCCGGGACATGTCGGCCTTCGCCTATCTGCACGGGCTCCACAGTGCGGCGCTGCTGCGGCGCATCGAGCGCCCGGCGCTGCCGACGGAAGCGTTGCGCACGCTCGGTAAGGCGCTCGCGAAGACGGAAGTCGTCGACGACCTGCACATCCTGGTGCTCGGTCGGGTCCGCGAGGACGTGATCCCCCAGGTGGCCGACCTCGCCCTGCAGGCCGAGGGCGCCGAGTGGGCGATCGCCGCCGGAACGGTCGGCGGCGACCTGGTGTTCTCGGTGCGCAACGTCGGGTACGTCCGCGCCGCTGGCGAAGTCGTGCGCGCCGTGGTCGAAGGCCTCGGCGTCGGCGGTGGGCACCGCTCGATGGCGAAGGGCATCATTCCGCTGAAGGCGTTCCGCGAGACCTACGGAAGCGCCACCCGCGATCGGGTGCGCGAGGTACTCCACCAGGCCTTCGTCGCGGCGATCAACCGCGAGAGCTGAGCGCGCTAGCCGGACTGGGACGAGCCGGGGAGCTAGACCGGGTCGCGTTCCGGAGCCGGATCCGGGTGCGCCGCGATGAACGCCTCGACCCGCTGATAGTCG
This window harbors:
- a CDS encoding DHH family phosphoesterase; amino-acid sequence: MSSRIIVCDGLRSARLWSRIGAGEDEVLTWIPRPEESARSRPTGFAALQGGLCVEAIEKLGPKLGDEFAVQTEDPSFAKAAVTVLGKAAPEAPVLVLSDTVDPEVLPSHPCLRSAGLRTLIRDDVDEEFSMLGNLRRVVDIRSLLERREKVGILLQPDPDPDGIAAGYALRAILGRKAPTSPLISFGEVKRPENVAMVQALGIDVRTVTHEELNDFDALALVDVQPTVFGENPPARVRSVDVVIDHHPERTGYDAQIRDIRSSYGATATILTEYLRAAGVEVKPKLATALTYGIKSDTQLLGRETSSRDMSAFAYLHGLHSAALLRRIERPALPTEALRTLGKALAKTEVVDDLHILVLGRVREDVIPQVADLALQAEGAEWAIAAGTVGGDLVFSVRNVGYVRAAGEVVRAVVEGLGVGGGHRSMAKGIIPLKAFRETYGSATRDRVREVLHQAFVAAINRES